In Methanobacterium paludis, the following proteins share a genomic window:
- a CDS encoding deoxyhypusine synthase, with protein sequence MDIKDNMSVLELVEQMGKSGVLGAGRMYRATKLLADVIQDEDTAVFLSIAGPLVPGGLRKIVRDMINDGLVDVMFTSGANLTHDLLMAFGGDHYRGIHDNDEKLCEQGMGRIADLYTKSEDFEVFEKEITEILSKISQKEKNLTIREFITALGNSVDDESSILYTAAKKGVPIYAPGMIDSMLGLQLFMFTQDHEFCLDASGDMHELSDKVFESKKVATVILGGGLPKHYALASNLLKGGVDAAIQVTMDRGETGSLSGAPLEEAKSWAKAKAGSKLVTVVGDATIIFPIMVAGAREMISKSD encoded by the coding sequence ATGGATATCAAAGACAACATGAGCGTTCTTGAACTTGTGGAACAAATGGGAAAATCCGGAGTTCTGGGCGCAGGAAGAATGTACAGAGCCACAAAACTTCTGGCTGATGTGATACAAGATGAGGATACCGCAGTTTTCCTGAGTATTGCAGGTCCTCTCGTACCCGGTGGCCTTCGAAAGATCGTAAGGGACATGATAAATGACGGTTTGGTGGACGTCATGTTCACAAGCGGTGCAAACTTAACCCACGACCTCTTGATGGCATTTGGTGGCGACCATTATAGGGGCATCCATGATAACGATGAAAAATTATGCGAGCAGGGAATGGGTAGAATAGCAGATCTCTACACAAAATCTGAAGACTTCGAAGTCTTTGAAAAGGAAATAACAGAAATTCTATCTAAAATATCCCAGAAAGAAAAAAACCTCACAATAAGGGAATTTATAACTGCATTGGGCAACTCTGTTGATGATGAGAGTTCAATACTTTACACTGCTGCAAAAAAAGGAGTTCCAATTTATGCACCGGGTATGATAGACAGCATGCTTGGTCTGCAGCTTTTCATGTTCACCCAGGATCATGAGTTCTGTCTCGACGCTTCCGGCGACATGCACGAACTTTCAGACAAAGTTTTTGAGTCAAAAAAGGTCGCAACTGTTATCCTAGGTGGAGGACTGCCAAAACATTATGCTCTAGCATCAAATCTACTTAAAGGCGGTGTTGATGCAGCTATACAGGTTACAATGGATAGGGGTGAAACAGGAAGCTTGAGCGGTGCACCTCTTGAAGAGGCAAAGTCCTGGGCCAAGGCCAAGGCTGGTTCAAAACTTGTGACTGTTGTAGGTGATGCAACCATAATATTCCCAATTATGGTGGCAGGTGCAAGGGAAATGATAAGTAAGAGTGATTAA
- the pyrF gene encoding orotidine-5'-phosphate decarboxylase, with product MEVKNKIILALDVNTMESAMKIAGKVSDYINTIKIGYPLALAEGLESITQIKEEFDCNVIADFKVADIPETNSKIADLTFNAGADAVIVHGFVGNDSVEACLESAEDHGKDVFLLTEMSHPGASRFLKGVSEDIAAMGVEMGIKNYVAPATKLDRLEKIRNIVGNDSFIISPGVGAQGGDAAKTLRFADAVIVGRSIYLAEDPENVVKSIIDGIKL from the coding sequence ATGGAAGTTAAAAACAAGATCATACTCGCACTCGATGTTAACACAATGGAAAGTGCAATGAAAATAGCTGGCAAAGTTTCAGATTACATAAACACCATAAAAATCGGTTACCCCCTTGCACTGGCCGAGGGACTTGAATCTATAACCCAAATAAAAGAAGAATTTGACTGCAACGTTATAGCTGATTTTAAGGTTGCAGACATCCCAGAAACAAACAGTAAAATAGCAGATTTAACCTTCAACGCAGGTGCAGACGCGGTAATTGTCCACGGCTTTGTTGGAAATGACAGTGTGGAGGCCTGCCTTGAATCGGCTGAAGACCATGGGAAAGATGTTTTTTTGCTGACAGAAATGTCCCACCCCGGAGCTTCAAGGTTTCTTAAAGGAGTTTCAGAAGATATTGCAGCCATGGGTGTGGAAATGGGTATCAAAAACTACGTTGCACCGGCTACAAAACTCGACCGCCTGGAAAAAATCCGAAATATCGTGGGAAACGATTCATTCATAATATCTCCAGGAGTTGGAGCTCAAGGCGGAGATGCAGCAAAAACACTTCGTTTTGCAGATGCAGTCATAGTTGGAAGGTCAATTTATCTTGCTGAAGACCCTGAAAATGTGGTAAAATCCATCATAGATGGTATCAAACTTTAA
- the cbiM gene encoding cobalt ECF transporter S component CbiM, with translation MHIMEGFLPWYWCVFWYALALPVIAYGVIQIKKVTKEQPDSKPLLAVAGAFMFILSSLKMPSVTGSCSHPCGNGLGAVLFGPAAVSVLGAIVLVFQALLLAHGGITTLGANDFSMGIVGPFAAWLIWKGARKAGWSPSLAIFLAAVAGDWLTYVTTAVQLSLAFPVPTFGSALVKFIAIYAYTQVPLAIAEGLLTVVIFEYIMKLRPDILVRLKVLKPEEGKKIAAETAEAA, from the coding sequence ATGCATATAATGGAAGGATTCTTGCCGTGGTACTGGTGTGTCTTCTGGTACGCACTTGCTCTGCCGGTTATAGCCTACGGTGTGATCCAGATAAAAAAAGTAACAAAAGAACAACCAGACTCAAAACCATTGTTGGCAGTTGCCGGAGCATTTATGTTTATTTTATCCTCTTTGAAGATGCCATCGGTAACTGGAAGCTGTTCTCATCCATGTGGTAACGGTTTAGGTGCAGTACTCTTCGGTCCAGCAGCCGTAAGTGTTTTGGGAGCAATAGTACTTGTTTTCCAGGCACTGCTTCTGGCTCATGGTGGAATAACCACACTTGGTGCCAACGACTTTTCAATGGGTATTGTAGGTCCGTTTGCAGCATGGTTAATATGGAAAGGTGCAAGAAAAGCAGGATGGTCCCCTTCATTGGCCATATTCCTGGCAGCAGTTGCAGGTGACTGGTTAACATATGTTACAACTGCAGTACAGCTTTCACTGGCATTCCCGGTACCAACCTTTGGATCTGCACTTGTAAAGTTCATAGCTATATACGCCTACACCCAGGTACCACTTGCAATAGCAGAAGGTCTTTTAACAGTTGTGATATTCGAGTACATAATGAAACTCAGACCAGATATCCTGGTACGCTTAAAAGTTCTGAAACCTGAGGAAGGGAAAAAAATAGCAGCAGAAACAGCGGAGGCGGCTTAA
- a CDS encoding energy-coupling factor ABC transporter substrate-binding protein, with protein sequence MVNKKAIVLLCLVAVIVIFPLALYNGKGEDQGYFGGADDQGSEVIESTGYVPWVHSLWEPPSGEIESLLFALQAAIGAIIIGYVLGYWQCQSNIRKRKEKGDEIPQNEMKWE encoded by the coding sequence ATGGTAAATAAAAAAGCCATAGTTCTACTCTGTCTGGTTGCAGTAATTGTAATTTTCCCCCTAGCTCTCTACAATGGTAAAGGAGAAGATCAGGGCTACTTTGGAGGTGCTGATGACCAGGGAAGTGAGGTCATAGAATCAACAGGTTATGTTCCATGGGTACATTCTCTATGGGAACCACCAAGCGGTGAGATAGAAAGCCTTTTATTTGCTCTTCAGGCAGCTATTGGGGCCATAATCATAGGTTATGTCCTTGGTTACTGGCAGTGTCAGTCAAATATAAGAAAAAGGAAAGAAAAAGGTGACGAAATTCCTCAAAATGAGATGAAATGGGAATGA
- the cbiQ gene encoding cobalt ECF transporter T component CbiQ, with amino-acid sequence MSIFETTLDGYAHSNGLRNVNTYYKVLFAILTMLVSLVSQSPIVPIVIFGTVTALIIFKAKISAKFYLKFMAVPFIFALINFIFMAIFFGVGAPILKLGIFNLAVTVDGFNLGFLLLARIMGGFSCLAFLALTTPMTELFAVFEDIKIPQIVIEIAMLMYRYIFLFLDEATTMYHSQETKLGYSSFKKSYKSLGMLASNLFIKTWMKGEQVYIAMESRCYDGSIRTMGETGSIRNIGARNLILLVLFEVVLSIGTILTGSLSIF; translated from the coding sequence ATGTCTATATTTGAAACCACACTGGACGGCTATGCTCATTCAAACGGGCTTAGAAATGTAAATACATACTATAAGGTGTTATTTGCAATTTTAACCATGCTTGTAAGCTTAGTATCTCAATCACCCATTGTCCCTATCGTTATATTTGGAACTGTAACAGCTTTAATTATTTTTAAGGCTAAAATTTCTGCTAAATTCTATTTGAAATTTATGGCAGTTCCATTTATATTCGCACTTATAAACTTCATTTTCATGGCAATATTTTTTGGAGTAGGTGCACCAATACTGAAACTTGGAATATTCAATTTGGCAGTGACTGTAGATGGATTCAACCTTGGATTTCTTCTTTTAGCCAGAATAATGGGAGGTTTTTCATGTCTGGCCTTTTTGGCACTTACCACTCCAATGACAGAACTTTTCGCGGTGTTTGAAGACATCAAGATCCCACAGATCGTTATTGAAATTGCAATGCTCATGTACCGCTACATATTTTTGTTCCTGGATGAAGCCACCACAATGTACCATTCACAGGAAACAAAGCTTGGTTATTCCAGCTTCAAAAAATCGTACAAATCCTTAGGGATGCTTGCAAGCAACCTCTTCATAAAAACATGGATGAAAGGGGAGCAAGTGTACATTGCAATGGAATCAAGATGCTATGATGGCTCAATAAGAACCATGGGAGAAACTGGAAGTATAAGAAATATAGGGGCTCGAAATCTGATTTTACTGGTCTTATTTGAAGTTGTTCTCTCGATTGGAACCATTCTTACAGGTAGTCTCAGTATTTTCTGA
- a CDS encoding ATP-binding cassette domain-containing protein — MNVIETKEILYEYPDGTKALEDVNFKAESGKIIALLGPNGAGKSTLFLHFNGILEPSSGEVLVNGRPISYDKKELMKVRQEVGIVFQNPDDQLFAPTVMEDVAFGPMNIGLSKEKVESRVKEALKRVGMEGFEKKPPHHLSGGQKKRVTIAGILAMKPKIMVLDEPTSGLDPRGASQIMRLLYELNEEGMTIIISTHDVDLVPLYASTVYIISHGNIIKEGSPQTVFSDVETIRNANLRLPRIAHLMEILNKEDHVSFGKPYPLTIGEARRKIREQAKD, encoded by the coding sequence ATGAATGTTATTGAAACCAAAGAAATTTTATATGAATATCCTGACGGTACGAAGGCACTTGAAGACGTTAACTTCAAAGCAGAAAGTGGTAAAATTATTGCACTTCTTGGGCCAAACGGTGCCGGCAAATCCACGTTGTTTCTTCATTTCAATGGTATATTAGAGCCATCTTCAGGGGAAGTCCTGGTTAATGGTAGGCCAATAAGCTATGACAAAAAAGAGTTGATGAAGGTTAGGCAGGAAGTGGGCATAGTATTCCAGAACCCTGATGACCAGCTATTTGCACCTACAGTGATGGAAGATGTTGCATTTGGCCCGATGAACATAGGACTTTCCAAAGAAAAAGTTGAGTCCCGGGTTAAAGAGGCTCTTAAAAGAGTGGGGATGGAAGGATTTGAGAAAAAACCACCACACCACTTGAGCGGCGGCCAAAAAAAGAGGGTTACAATTGCAGGTATTCTTGCAATGAAACCGAAGATAATGGTTCTGGATGAACCTACAAGTGGACTGGATCCCAGAGGCGCATCCCAGATAATGCGTTTACTCTATGAACTCAATGAAGAAGGTATGACCATCATCATATCCACCCACGACGTTGACCTTGTCCCTCTTTACGCATCCACAGTTTACATAATAAGCCATGGGAACATAATAAAGGAAGGTAGCCCTCAGACTGTTTTCAGTGATGTTGAAACCATAAGAAATGCGAATTTACGGCTTCCACGCATAGCACACCTTATGGAAATACTTAATAAAGAAGACCATGTTTCATTTGGCAAACCATATCCCCTTACTATAGGAGAGGCAAGAAGAAAGATACGTGAACAGGCCAAAGACTGA
- a CDS encoding HoxN/HupN/NixA family nickel/cobalt transporter — protein MDFTSSSLTTFPLQISLVFMVAAFILGALHALEPGHGKAVMAAFVMGTDATLEDTLLLGGTVVFSHVIVVVLLGIVSLFLAGSLNVNTTHDLMSIVGGVILVAVGLWILKKYHHPHHHHEHSINTKEANTKRGVVAIGLSTGIIPCPAALAVLLFSIANGQFYNGVIYVLVFSAGLAISITLLSVLFVKGKDFIQNYVSNKTINKIPILSASLIIIIGLLTLLQPITEYLLPFLHV, from the coding sequence ATGGATTTCACATCTTCAAGTTTAACTACATTTCCCCTGCAGATCAGCCTGGTTTTCATGGTTGCTGCATTTATACTCGGTGCATTACATGCATTAGAGCCAGGACACGGAAAAGCTGTCATGGCGGCATTTGTAATGGGCACTGACGCAACTTTGGAAGATACATTGTTACTTGGTGGTACAGTGGTTTTTTCCCACGTGATAGTGGTTGTTCTTCTTGGAATTGTTTCATTGTTCCTTGCTGGATCTTTGAACGTAAACACAACCCATGATTTGATGAGCATAGTAGGTGGGGTCATACTTGTTGCAGTTGGTTTGTGGATACTGAAGAAGTACCATCATCCACACCATCATCATGAGCACAGTATCAATACAAAGGAGGCTAATACAAAAAGGGGTGTTGTTGCAATTGGATTATCCACTGGCATAATACCCTGTCCTGCAGCACTTGCAGTGCTACTTTTCAGCATTGCAAACGGCCAGTTTTACAATGGTGTTATTTACGTTCTGGTGTTCAGCGCAGGCCTTGCAATATCAATAACTCTCCTTTCAGTGCTTTTTGTTAAAGGAAAAGACTTTATCCAGAACTACGTGAGCAACAAAACCATAAACAAAATTCCAATTTTAAGCGCCAGTTTAATCATCATTATAGGATTATTAACGCTGCTACAACCCATAACAGAGTATCTATTACCATTTTTACATGTATAA
- a CDS encoding ATP-binding cassette domain-containing protein: MIIETDKIVYEYPDGTKALENVNFHAEEGKIVALLGPNGAGKSTLFLHFNGILEPTSGTVKIDGEPVNYKKKDLMKVRQKVGIVFQNPDDQLFAPTVMEDVAFGPMNLGLSKEEVDLRVKESLEKVGMAGFEKKPPHHLSGGQKKRVAIAGILAMNPKIMVLDEPTSGLDPKGASHILQLLYQLNKEGMTIVISTHDVDLVPLYADSVYIISKGKIIKEGSPQEVFGDVETIRKADLRLPRIAHLMEILQKEDEVSFGKPYPLTIGEARRRILKEIEH; this comes from the coding sequence ATGATCATTGAAACAGATAAAATCGTATATGAATATCCTGACGGCACGAAAGCCCTTGAAAATGTTAATTTTCATGCTGAAGAAGGTAAAATCGTTGCGCTGCTTGGACCAAATGGTGCTGGAAAATCCACACTTTTTTTACACTTCAACGGAATATTAGAACCAACCTCTGGAACTGTTAAAATAGATGGAGAACCTGTAAATTACAAGAAAAAGGATCTCATGAAGGTGAGACAGAAGGTAGGCATAGTATTCCAAAACCCTGATGACCAGCTATTTGCACCTACTGTGATGGAAGATGTTGCATTTGGGCCCATGAACCTGGGACTTTCTAAAGAAGAAGTGGATTTAAGGGTTAAAGAATCCCTTGAAAAGGTTGGAATGGCCGGATTTGAGAAAAAACCACCACACCATTTGAGCGGCGGCCAGAAGAAGCGAGTTGCAATCGCAGGTATCCTTGCAATGAATCCAAAGATAATGGTTCTGGATGAACCCACAAGCGGTCTGGACCCAAAAGGAGCGTCCCACATTCTCCAGTTGCTTTACCAGCTTAACAAAGAAGGTATGACAATTGTTATATCGACCCACGACGTGGATCTGGTGCCATTATACGCGGATAGTGTTTATATAATCAGCAAAGGCAAGATAATTAAGGAAGGCAGTCCTCAGGAAGTTTTTGGAGATGTTGAAACCATTCGAAAGGCAGATTTAAGGCTTCCAAGGATAGCACACCTCATGGAAATACTTCAAAAAGAAGATGAGGTTTCCTTTGGAAAACCATACCCTTTAACCATAGGAGAAGCAAGAAGAAGAATTTTAAAAGAGATCGAACACTGA
- a CDS encoding DUF362 domain-containing protein, translating into MTETLVSISKCNSYDLELVQNAVKNSVDAIGGLSSFVKPGDKVLIKPNMLQAKTPEEAITTHPTVIESVINLVKDVGAIPMVGDSPGGPARGMERFWKVTGMLDVCERTKTSLINFEKSGVYEMERKGRLYHIAKPVIDCDVIINLPKIKTHGLTTFTCAVKNMYGVVPGLRKTEYHKMAPKPSDFAEMVVDIFALTKPQLNIVDGIIGMDGSGPSAGNPKEIGVILASGDSVALDCFICHCLGKDPMKVPSNRIAQEQGLGEGVVENIHVIGEFPVIDDFKWPPNMAGTMELIPSSIARGLMKLWWSRPSIDPDICTNCNTCVKSCPVDALIKNNPIPEFEYGECINCLCCMEMCPEKAVFEDKSRLYKLISRFTKSD; encoded by the coding sequence ATGACAGAAACTCTTGTTTCAATATCAAAATGTAATTCTTACGATTTAGAATTGGTTCAAAATGCTGTAAAAAACTCAGTAGATGCCATTGGGGGTTTATCTTCATTTGTAAAACCTGGGGATAAAGTTCTAATTAAACCAAACATGCTTCAGGCCAAAACACCTGAAGAAGCCATAACAACCCATCCTACAGTTATAGAATCTGTAATAAATCTCGTTAAAGATGTAGGGGCCATTCCGATGGTTGGAGACAGTCCTGGTGGGCCTGCAAGGGGTATGGAAAGGTTTTGGAAAGTTACGGGAATGTTAGATGTCTGTGAACGTACAAAAACGTCTTTAATCAACTTTGAGAAGTCTGGGGTTTATGAAATGGAAAGGAAAGGTAGACTATATCATATTGCAAAACCAGTTATTGACTGTGATGTAATTATCAACCTGCCGAAAATCAAAACCCACGGCCTCACAACTTTTACATGTGCTGTTAAAAATATGTATGGAGTTGTTCCAGGCCTCAGAAAAACAGAATATCATAAAATGGCCCCAAAACCATCTGACTTTGCTGAGATGGTGGTGGATATATTTGCACTGACAAAACCCCAGCTCAATATAGTTGATGGAATAATCGGAATGGATGGATCAGGACCTTCTGCAGGAAATCCCAAAGAAATTGGAGTTATACTTGCATCTGGCGATTCTGTTGCACTGGACTGTTTTATATGCCACTGCCTAGGTAAAGATCCAATGAAGGTGCCTTCAAACAGAATAGCTCAAGAGCAAGGTCTTGGAGAGGGTGTTGTGGAAAATATTCATGTTATAGGAGAATTTCCGGTTATAGATGACTTCAAATGGCCCCCAAATATGGCAGGCACGATGGAACTGATTCCGTCGTCAATTGCACGGGGCTTGATGAAGCTCTGGTGGTCAAGACCTTCAATTGATCCGGATATCTGCACTAACTGTAACACATGTGTTAAAAGCTGTCCTGTGGATGCATTAATAAAAAACAATCCAATACCGGAATTTGAGTATGGAGAATGCATAAACTGTCTGTGTTGCATGGAAATGTGCCCTGAAAAAGCGGTATTTGAAGATAAAAGCAGATTATATAAATTAATTTCAAGGTTTACAAAATCAGATTAA
- a CDS encoding 4Fe-4S dicluster domain-containing protein: MKAWLNFSPNIVNKTVISDLIKNYDVSFNILKADITPKGGKMLIEISGSEAEEGIKFLEKEGINLNPIKRVVKKDDDKCIDCGACVSLCPVTAISIEDDWSVEVDDKLCIGCGVCTYSCPMKAINIAE, encoded by the coding sequence ATGAAAGCATGGCTAAATTTTTCACCAAACATAGTAAACAAAACAGTGATATCTGATCTCATTAAAAATTATGATGTGAGCTTCAACATCCTCAAAGCAGACATAACACCCAAAGGGGGTAAAATGCTCATTGAAATAAGCGGCAGCGAAGCTGAGGAAGGTATAAAATTTCTCGAAAAAGAGGGAATCAATCTCAACCCAATAAAAAGGGTTGTAAAAAAGGACGACGATAAATGCATAGACTGTGGTGCATGCGTGTCTTTGTGCCCTGTAACTGCCATTTCAATTGAAGATGATTGGAGTGTTGAGGTTGATGATAAGCTGTGCATTGGATGCGGTGTATGCACCTATTCCTGTCCAATGAAGGCAATAAATATTGCTGAATAA
- a CDS encoding homocysteine biosynthesis protein, translated as MKTIEEINQKIKDGDVVVVTAAEMTQIVRENGAEKAANEVDVVTTGTFGAMCSSGAFLNFGHSDPPIKMAKTYLNGVEAYSGLAAVDAYLGAGQPNRNPDIAFDYGGAHVIEDLIRGKDIELIAESYGTDCYPLKEVKTSINIEKLNQAVMVNPRNSYQNYAAATNSTEETLYTYMGTLLPKMGNVSYSSAGELSPLLNDPYFETIGLGTRIFLCGAQGYIIGEGTQHNTEVERENGVPVDGAGTLMLKGDMKKMSSDYVRGATMPKYGSTLFVGLGVPIPVLNEEIARRTAISDEEIVCHVVDYGVPKRNRPTILKTNYKELRTGHIEINGVEVPTSPLSSYKKSVEIAGELKNWINKGEFYLTNPVSKLPSEGISVNPLEIKKPSILVKNIKIKPFITVYPTDEVDAVAKKLVDNSVNHLPVVDKNGKLRGIVTSWDIANAVAKGKKKLSDVMTRKVIIAREDEPVDVIARRIDKYEISGLPIIDKENNVKGMITTEDISRLIYDTKKGKNGGSL; from the coding sequence ATGAAGACCATAGAAGAAATAAACCAGAAGATCAAAGATGGAGATGTGGTTGTTGTAACAGCCGCTGAGATGACCCAAATTGTAAGGGAGAATGGTGCAGAAAAAGCTGCTAATGAGGTTGATGTTGTAACAACAGGTACATTTGGTGCCATGTGCTCTTCAGGAGCTTTCTTAAACTTCGGACATTCAGACCCACCAATAAAAATGGCAAAAACTTATCTAAATGGTGTTGAAGCTTACTCAGGACTTGCTGCTGTTGATGCTTACTTGGGGGCAGGTCAACCAAACAGGAATCCTGACATAGCCTTTGACTACGGTGGAGCTCATGTAATAGAGGATCTTATAAGGGGCAAAGACATAGAACTCATTGCAGAATCCTATGGAACAGATTGTTATCCGCTCAAAGAGGTAAAAACCAGTATAAACATTGAAAAACTGAACCAAGCTGTTATGGTAAACCCAAGAAACAGTTACCAGAACTATGCTGCAGCAACCAACTCCACTGAAGAAACACTTTACACGTACATGGGTACACTATTACCTAAAATGGGGAACGTGAGTTATTCAAGCGCTGGTGAGCTCAGCCCACTTTTAAATGACCCTTACTTTGAAACTATAGGGTTAGGTACTCGAATATTCCTCTGTGGAGCTCAAGGTTACATAATAGGGGAAGGAACACAGCACAACACTGAAGTTGAACGTGAAAATGGAGTTCCTGTTGATGGGGCGGGTACGCTCATGCTCAAGGGAGACATGAAAAAGATGAGCTCAGACTATGTGCGCGGTGCAACCATGCCCAAATACGGTTCAACACTTTTTGTGGGATTAGGCGTTCCAATACCTGTACTCAACGAAGAGATAGCCAGAAGGACTGCCATAAGCGATGAAGAAATCGTTTGTCATGTTGTTGATTACGGTGTACCAAAACGAAATCGTCCCACAATACTGAAAACCAATTATAAAGAACTTAGAACTGGACATATTGAAATTAACGGTGTTGAAGTTCCAACATCACCATTATCATCCTACAAAAAGTCTGTGGAGATTGCAGGAGAGCTTAAAAATTGGATAAATAAAGGAGAGTTTTACCTTACAAATCCAGTTTCAAAGTTACCATCTGAAGGAATCAGTGTAAATCCACTGGAAATTAAAAAACCTTCAATTCTTGTGAAAAATATTAAAATTAAACCGTTTATAACCGTTTATCCAACAGATGAAGTTGATGCAGTTGCAAAGAAACTCGTTGACAACAGTGTAAACCATCTTCCAGTTGTTGATAAGAATGGAAAACTCCGGGGAATAGTAACATCATGGGACATAGCAAACGCTGTTGCCAAGGGTAAAAAGAAATTATCAGATGTTATGACCCGTAAAGTAATAATAGCCCGTGAAGATGAGCCTGTTGATGTTATAGCAAGACGTATAGATAAGTATGAAATTTCAGGGCTCCCAATTATAGACAAAGAAAATAATGTGAAGGGCATGATAACAACCGAAGACATTTCAAGGTTGATCTACGATACAAAAAAAGGTAAAAATGGTGGTTCCTTATGA
- a CDS encoding class E sortase: MKIKSFYLIVIPCVFIILAVVFAGEKIETNQYNGSDISFDYPQSWQIINGTSTPEIVVFTDPKSGSNLTVNKQAIPAGYTPPENFTLKSSAAEQSGFKFVSHSVVDLNGTEAHENVYQITQNGTSLKRTEIWAEKNGALYSIIFTSPTNSSESSKQLDVVAKSMSIKNSTTENTNIIGTLSLPTLGKTWNIHTETVNAYNDVYHSPSFYPGENGTVGIYGHHTKYSAPFDEIDQLKVGDQVIINDFITQKKYIYQVTSNGDIKWDYETNPVQFLAGNAELTLITCYPKGYSEAAYMTHTQLVGVEPL, from the coding sequence TTGAAAATCAAATCTTTCTATTTAATAGTTATTCCCTGTGTGTTTATTATTCTTGCAGTAGTTTTTGCAGGAGAAAAAATTGAAACTAACCAGTATAATGGTAGTGATATCTCATTTGATTATCCACAAAGCTGGCAAATAATTAATGGAACAAGCACACCTGAAATAGTTGTATTCACAGATCCTAAATCTGGATCAAATTTAACAGTTAACAAACAGGCCATACCTGCAGGTTATACTCCTCCAGAGAATTTTACACTTAAATCATCTGCAGCAGAACAATCCGGATTTAAATTTGTATCTCACAGTGTTGTCGATCTAAATGGAACCGAAGCCCATGAAAATGTTTATCAAATAACTCAAAACGGCACTTCTCTTAAAAGAACAGAAATATGGGCTGAAAAAAATGGAGCGCTTTACAGTATCATTTTCACCAGTCCCACTAATTCATCGGAAAGTAGTAAGCAATTAGATGTTGTGGCCAAAAGTATGAGTATTAAAAATTCCACAACTGAAAACACAAATATAATTGGGACTCTATCACTTCCCACCTTAGGAAAGACTTGGAACATACATACAGAGACAGTAAATGCATATAACGATGTTTACCACTCACCAAGTTTTTATCCCGGTGAAAATGGTACAGTTGGAATATATGGACACCACACCAAGTATTCTGCACCATTTGACGAAATTGACCAGCTTAAAGTAGGAGATCAAGTAATAATAAACGATTTCATAACGCAAAAGAAATACATTTATCAGGTAACGAGCAACGGTGATATTAAATGGGATTACGAAACAAATCCCGTGCAATTCCTTGCAGGAAATGCTGAACTCACCTTAATAACCTGTTACCCTAAAGGATATAGTGAAGCAGCGTACATGACACACACCCAATTAGTAGGGGTGGAGCCCCTTTAA